Proteins encoded in a region of the Streptomyces sp. NBC_00310 genome:
- a CDS encoding alpha/beta hydrolase family protein — MTIGTPTRTGTDNGTGTGVGTRTPRPGARIRAARRTACAAALLLAVSAVPTSAVAATAEPSHVEGQLPSGATYLMDVPANWNGTVLLYSHGYTQAGTPNPAQNGPDTATKALLLAEGYALIGSSYASTGWAVTDAVPDQLATLSVFDDRFGAARRTLAWGRSYGGLVTTAIAERHADRIDGSLSLCGLVHGGVANWNNTLDPVFALKTLLAPDSDVPLTGLADQAAATSAADALVTVVDSAQSTAEGRARIALAAALHNIPVWNQPTQTRPAADDWEAQQVNQYDAVKGLLKVAAFNRRQEAEVRAGGNMSWNTGVDYAKLLGQSSVSKEVRELYKKAGLSLKADLATLDRAPRISADPDAVAWMSGTSSFTGELTKPQFSVHTIGDALVPVQTESALRRAVTAAGSGSLLRQANVDNAGHCTFSPAEQLAALHTLEERVTTGRWRGTDAESLNSLAAEADSTTPARYVPYRPTPYLRPYDLAHPADGR, encoded by the coding sequence ATGACGATCGGCACCCCCACCCGTACCGGCACTGACAACGGCACCGGCACCGGCGTCGGCACCCGTACGCCCCGCCCCGGCGCCCGCATCCGCGCCGCGCGCCGTACCGCCTGCGCCGCGGCCCTCCTGCTCGCCGTCAGCGCCGTACCCACGTCGGCCGTGGCCGCCACCGCGGAGCCGAGTCACGTCGAGGGGCAACTCCCCTCCGGGGCAACGTACTTGATGGACGTTCCCGCGAACTGGAACGGCACCGTACTGCTCTACAGCCACGGCTACACGCAGGCCGGCACGCCCAACCCCGCGCAGAACGGCCCGGACACCGCCACGAAGGCGCTGCTGCTCGCGGAGGGATATGCGCTGATCGGGTCGTCGTACGCCAGTACGGGCTGGGCGGTGACGGACGCGGTGCCCGACCAGCTGGCCACCCTGTCCGTGTTCGACGACCGCTTCGGGGCGGCGCGCCGGACCCTCGCCTGGGGCCGGTCGTACGGCGGGCTCGTCACCACCGCGATCGCGGAGCGGCACGCGGACCGGATCGACGGCTCGCTGTCGCTGTGCGGCCTGGTCCACGGCGGCGTCGCCAACTGGAACAACACGCTCGACCCGGTCTTCGCCCTCAAGACGCTGCTCGCGCCCGACTCCGACGTGCCCCTGACGGGACTGGCGGACCAGGCGGCCGCCACGAGCGCGGCGGACGCACTGGTGACCGTGGTCGACTCGGCGCAGTCGACGGCCGAGGGGCGGGCGCGGATCGCGCTGGCCGCCGCCCTGCACAACATCCCGGTCTGGAACCAGCCGACGCAGACCCGGCCCGCCGCGGACGACTGGGAGGCGCAGCAGGTCAACCAGTACGACGCCGTCAAGGGGCTGTTGAAGGTCGCCGCGTTCAACCGGCGGCAGGAGGCGGAGGTCCGGGCGGGCGGCAACATGTCCTGGAACACCGGGGTCGACTACGCGAAGCTGCTCGGGCAGTCGTCGGTGAGCAAGGAGGTCCGGGAGCTGTACAAGAAGGCCGGGCTCTCCCTGAAGGCCGACCTCGCCACCCTCGACCGCGCGCCGCGCATCAGCGCCGACCCGGACGCCGTCGCGTGGATGAGCGGCACCAGTTCCTTCACCGGCGAGCTGACCAAGCCGCAGTTCAGCGTGCACACCATCGGCGACGCCCTCGTCCCCGTGCAGACGGAGAGCGCGCTGCGCCGGGCGGTCACGGCCGCCGGGTCGGGTTCGCTCCTCCGGCAGGCGAACGTCGACAACGCCGGGCACTGCACCTTCAGCCCCGCCGAGCAGCTCGCCGCCCTGCACACCCTGGAGGAGCGCGTCACCACCGGCAGGTGGCGCGGCACGGACGCGGAGTCCCTCAACTCCCTTGCCGCCGAAGCCGATTCCACGACGCCCGCCCGCTATGTGCCGTACCGCCCCACCCCCTATCTGCGGCCGTACGACCTCGCCCACCCCGCCGACGGCCGGTGA
- a CDS encoding MFS transporter, protein MPSSPTASPPPSPEQAERRSQLRRVALSGLLGTAVEFYDFLVYGTVAALVFGELFFPGADPAVGTIAAFGTFAAGYVARPLGGILFGHFGDRLGRKSMLLLTMGLMGGASFLIGLLPTYDTIGVWAPVLLITLRVLQGIAIGGEWGGATLMVVEHAGEKRRGLWSSFTQMGAPLGSLLSSLVVTFVVAMPRDEFAAWGWRVPFLLSVVLLGVGLFVRLKVVESPLFAQVKKDRTEARLPIVEVLRRPRALVLAACVGIGAFTAQSLLTSYLIAYATGIGYARPQVLTALTVSASVALVVLPCASALSDRVGRRPVVLAGAIASTALAFPVLALVDSKSPGLLILAVVLGHGFAQSVMYGPLGALLTEMFGTKVRYTGASLGYQGATLIGAGFSPMIAGSLVAGSGSSTPVALLLCGGALITAVTVCFVRESNEASLADAAERPTAPHAPHAQEISA, encoded by the coding sequence ATGCCCTCGTCCCCCACCGCATCACCACCCCCGAGCCCCGAACAGGCTGAACGCAGAAGCCAGTTGCGTCGTGTCGCGCTGTCCGGGCTGCTCGGTACGGCCGTCGAGTTCTACGACTTCCTCGTCTACGGAACGGTCGCCGCGCTCGTCTTCGGTGAGCTGTTCTTCCCGGGCGCGGACCCGGCGGTCGGCACGATCGCCGCGTTCGGGACCTTCGCCGCCGGATACGTCGCCCGCCCGCTCGGCGGGATCCTCTTCGGGCACTTCGGCGACCGCCTCGGCCGCAAGTCCATGCTGCTGCTGACCATGGGTCTGATGGGCGGCGCCAGCTTCCTGATCGGCCTGCTGCCCACCTACGACACCATCGGCGTCTGGGCCCCCGTCCTGCTGATCACCCTGCGGGTGCTGCAGGGCATCGCCATCGGCGGTGAATGGGGCGGCGCCACCCTGATGGTCGTGGAGCACGCCGGGGAGAAGCGGCGCGGACTGTGGTCCAGCTTCACGCAGATGGGAGCACCGCTGGGCTCCCTGCTCTCCTCGCTCGTGGTCACCTTCGTCGTCGCCATGCCCCGCGACGAGTTCGCCGCCTGGGGCTGGCGGGTGCCGTTCCTGCTCAGCGTCGTCCTGCTGGGCGTGGGGCTCTTCGTCCGCCTGAAGGTGGTCGAGAGCCCGCTCTTCGCCCAGGTCAAGAAGGACCGCACGGAGGCCCGGCTGCCGATCGTCGAGGTACTGCGGCGCCCGCGTGCGCTGGTGCTCGCCGCGTGTGTCGGTATCGGCGCGTTCACCGCGCAGTCGCTGCTGACCAGCTACCTGATCGCCTACGCCACCGGTATCGGCTACGCCCGGCCGCAGGTGCTCACCGCGCTCACGGTCTCCGCGTCCGTCGCGCTGGTCGTGCTGCCGTGCGCGTCGGCGCTCTCCGACCGCGTCGGCCGCCGCCCGGTCGTCCTCGCCGGAGCCATCGCCTCCACCGCACTCGCCTTCCCCGTCCTCGCCCTGGTCGACTCCAAGTCACCCGGACTGCTGATCCTCGCGGTCGTCCTGGGACACGGCTTCGCCCAGTCCGTGATGTACGGGCCGCTGGGCGCGCTGCTCACCGAGATGTTCGGCACGAAGGTCCGCTACACCGGGGCGTCGCTCGGCTATCAGGGCGCCACGCTCATCGGCGCCGGGTTCTCCCCGATGATCGCCGGGAGCCTGGTGGCCGGGAGCGGAAGCAGCACCCCCGTCGCCCTGCTGCTGTGCGGCGGCGCCTTGATCACCGCGGTGACCGTCTGCTTCGTGCGCGAGAGCAACGAGGCGTCCCTGGCGGACGCCGCCGAACGCCCCACCGCCCCCCACGCCCCCCACGCCCAGGAGATCTCCGCATGA
- a CDS encoding SDR family NAD(P)-dependent oxidoreductase, with amino-acid sequence MTTIAVIGAGPGLGAAVARRFGREGFTVALVARDPERTKSLAADLSDEGVTAQGFAADVRDPEALAAALDAARAALGPIEVLQYSPSPHRDFMLPVLETGHADLVGPIEFSVYGSVAAVRQVLPGMRALGRGTILLVNGGTAVVPHPDRAGTSIAFAAESAYGHMLHDSLAAEGIHVAQLVVPGAIVPGHHRKDPAVLADTLWGIHRDRHGFRHFADDLDAA; translated from the coding sequence ATGACCACCATCGCCGTCATCGGAGCCGGGCCGGGTCTCGGCGCGGCCGTCGCCCGTCGCTTCGGCCGTGAGGGGTTCACCGTGGCGCTCGTCGCCCGCGACCCGGAGCGGACGAAGTCACTCGCCGCCGACCTGAGTGACGAGGGCGTCACGGCCCAGGGGTTCGCCGCCGACGTACGCGACCCGGAGGCCCTGGCCGCCGCACTCGACGCGGCCCGCGCGGCGCTGGGGCCGATCGAGGTCCTGCAGTACAGCCCGTCGCCGCACCGGGACTTCATGCTGCCGGTGCTGGAGACCGGTCACGCCGACCTCGTCGGCCCGATCGAGTTCTCGGTCTACGGCTCGGTCGCCGCCGTGCGGCAGGTGCTGCCCGGTATGCGTGCCCTCGGCCGCGGCACGATCCTCCTCGTCAACGGCGGCACGGCCGTGGTCCCGCACCCCGACCGGGCCGGCACCTCCATCGCGTTCGCGGCGGAGAGCGCGTACGGCCACATGCTGCACGACAGCCTCGCGGCCGAGGGCATCCACGTCGCCCAACTGGTCGTGCCCGGCGCGATCGTCCCCGGACACCACCGCAAGGACCCGGCCGTCCTCGCCGACACCCTGTGGGGCATCCACCGCGACCGTCACGGCTTCCGGCACTTCGCCGACGACCTCGACGCCGCGTAG
- a CDS encoding VOC family protein — translation MITTDLTPGSPCWLDLGAPDVPAAAAFYRAVLGWEFEPMSDGGDEGEEMEGEGGAFRKDGKIVGGLGELTEKGARPAWMIYYTVADADATTQAVERAGGTVRVPPRDLGDWGRMAQYSDPLGGQFAVWQPGKNAGFELADEPGSLSWTELFTTDAAAAKEFYGGVFGWRFGDMPLPGDAGTYHLITPAGLPEERMQGGLMELRAADLGLTDGRPYWHPVFAVTDCDAAVAAVTGNGGSVQMGPQDMEGVGRLAVCLDPSNADFVLLVPAES, via the coding sequence GTGATCACCACTGACCTCACTCCCGGCTCCCCCTGCTGGCTCGACCTCGGCGCCCCCGACGTCCCGGCCGCGGCGGCCTTCTACCGCGCGGTGCTGGGCTGGGAGTTCGAGCCCATGAGCGACGGCGGGGACGAGGGGGAGGAGATGGAGGGCGAGGGCGGAGCCTTCCGAAAGGACGGAAAGATCGTCGGCGGGCTCGGCGAACTCACCGAGAAGGGCGCGCGTCCGGCCTGGATGATCTACTACACCGTCGCCGACGCGGACGCCACGACCCAGGCCGTGGAACGCGCAGGCGGCACCGTGCGGGTGCCGCCGAGGGACCTCGGCGACTGGGGCCGGATGGCGCAGTACAGCGACCCGCTGGGCGGCCAGTTCGCCGTCTGGCAGCCGGGCAAGAACGCGGGCTTCGAGCTGGCGGACGAGCCGGGCTCGTTGTCCTGGACCGAGCTGTTCACGACCGATGCCGCGGCCGCCAAGGAGTTCTACGGCGGTGTCTTCGGCTGGCGGTTCGGCGACATGCCGTTGCCGGGCGACGCGGGCACGTACCACCTCATCACCCCCGCCGGACTTCCCGAGGAGCGGATGCAGGGCGGTCTCATGGAACTGCGCGCCGCCGACCTCGGCCTGACGGACGGGCGGCCCTACTGGCACCCTGTCTTCGCCGTCACCGACTGCGACGCCGCGGTCGCCGCCGTCACCGGGAACGGCGGCAGCGTGCAGATGGGACCCCAGGACATGGAAGGCGTCGGCCGGCTGGCCGTCTGCCTCGACCCGTCGAACGCGGACTTCGTGCTCCTCGTCCCCGCCGAGAGCTGA
- a CDS encoding alpha/beta hydrolase codes for MSFSARIQARGVQLLLSGVMTRVHKDLRFTDIPKRTETLRVETGAGPVDCTVYRPPVTVATPAPVYVNFHGGGFIVARPEQDDHLCRYLAATAGCVVINVDYAVAPKRIFPVAVTQAYDVTQWVVENGSAHDWDGSRVAVGGHSAGANLTAGVCRTARDRGAFTPRLQIIDSAPLDMVADPATKLSRIAKPLLSPQLMRIFTAAYVPDPADLADPLVSPGLADDLAGLPPALVITAENDRLRDEGDAYAKALEAAGVPVTHRVFEGVDHYFTHTGPAPAGKEAIELMATALRTALDTAVPDAA; via the coding sequence ATGTCGTTCAGTGCCAGAATCCAGGCCAGAGGGGTTCAGCTGCTGCTCAGCGGCGTCATGACCCGTGTCCACAAGGACCTGCGCTTCACCGACATCCCGAAGCGGACGGAAACCCTGCGGGTGGAGACCGGTGCCGGACCGGTCGACTGCACCGTCTACCGACCCCCGGTCACGGTCGCCACGCCCGCTCCCGTCTACGTCAACTTCCACGGCGGCGGCTTCATCGTGGCCCGCCCCGAGCAGGACGACCACCTCTGCCGCTACCTGGCCGCCACGGCCGGCTGTGTCGTCATCAACGTGGACTACGCCGTCGCCCCGAAGCGGATCTTCCCCGTCGCCGTCACCCAGGCGTACGACGTCACCCAGTGGGTCGTCGAGAACGGCTCGGCCCACGACTGGGACGGCTCGCGGGTCGCCGTGGGCGGACACAGCGCGGGGGCCAACCTGACCGCCGGTGTCTGCCGTACGGCCCGCGACCGGGGTGCCTTCACCCCGCGCCTCCAGATCATCGACTCCGCGCCGCTCGACATGGTCGCCGACCCGGCCACCAAGCTGTCCCGCATCGCCAAGCCGCTGCTGAGCCCCCAGCTCATGCGGATCTTCACCGCCGCCTACGTCCCGGACCCGGCCGACCTCGCCGATCCCCTGGTCTCGCCCGGTCTGGCCGACGACCTCGCCGGACTGCCGCCCGCCCTCGTCATCACCGCCGAGAACGACCGCCTGCGCGACGAGGGCGACGCCTACGCCAAGGCCCTGGAGGCCGCGGGCGTCCCGGTCACCCACCGCGTCTTCGAGGGCGTCGACCACTACTTCACCCACACCGGTCCCGCGCCGGCCGGCAAGGAGGCGATCGAGCTCATGGCCACCGCCCTGCGCACCGCCCTCGACACGGCGGTCCCGGACGCGGCCTGA
- a CDS encoding alpha/beta fold hydrolase: MQLNTREWGAGDRTALLVHGIMSDSRTWRRVAPALAERGYRVIAVDLRGHGLSPRGEYSPRLFADDLVDTLPQDADLAIGHSLGGLTLSLAVERLRPLRAVYSDPAWSSADPDRHIGPEIFASFKQATRAQTTALNPRWDAEDVDVEMATLAAWDADSAHFLGGRPLTGFVPDRPAVPSLVQLADPSFLVGAADADRLRASGFEVRTVAGAGHTIHRDDFDGFMKSLDGWI; this comes from the coding sequence GTGCAGCTCAACACCCGCGAATGGGGCGCAGGTGACCGGACGGCTCTGCTCGTCCACGGCATCATGTCCGACTCCCGCACCTGGCGACGGGTCGCCCCGGCGCTCGCGGAGCGCGGCTACCGGGTGATCGCCGTGGACCTGCGCGGCCACGGTCTCTCACCACGCGGCGAGTACAGCCCGCGGCTCTTCGCGGACGATCTCGTCGACACGCTGCCCCAGGACGCGGACCTGGCCATAGGTCACTCCCTGGGCGGGCTCACCCTCTCCCTGGCCGTGGAGCGGCTGCGGCCCCTGCGAGCGGTCTACTCGGACCCGGCATGGTCCTCGGCCGACCCCGACCGGCACATCGGCCCCGAGATCTTCGCCTCCTTCAAACAAGCCACCCGCGCGCAGACAACCGCGCTCAACCCGCGCTGGGACGCCGAGGACGTCGACGTCGAGATGGCCACCCTGGCGGCCTGGGACGCCGACTCCGCGCACTTCCTCGGCGGCCGCCCGCTCACCGGCTTCGTCCCCGACCGTCCGGCCGTCCCCTCCCTCGTCCAACTCGCCGACCCCAGCTTCCTGGTCGGCGCCGCGGACGCGGACCGGCTGCGGGCGAGCGGCTTCGAGGTCCGTACGGTCGCCGGAGCGGGCCACACCATCCACCGCGACGACTTCGACGGTTTCATGAAGTCCCTCGACGGCTGGATCTGA
- a CDS encoding MBL fold metallo-hydrolase yields the protein MKVHHLNCGTMLPPTGALVCHVLLVEAPGGLVLVDSGFGLHDIADPARRMGPTRRLIRPVLRAEETAARQVEALGFQRDDVRHIVVTHFDLDHIGGVSDFPGAQIHTTAAEALGSVIAPSRRERFRYRSAQWAHGPKIVEHTPDGEAWRGFAAAQELDTIAPGIVLISLPGHTRGHACVAVDTGTRWILHAGDAFYHRGTLDGRSPVPRALRAMENLVAYDLKTVRANHARLAELHRRGDSDLSIVNAHDPVLYERARATA from the coding sequence GTGAAGGTGCACCACCTCAACTGCGGGACCATGCTCCCGCCCACCGGCGCGCTGGTCTGCCATGTCCTGCTGGTCGAGGCGCCGGGCGGACTGGTGCTGGTGGACTCCGGGTTCGGGCTGCACGACATCGCCGATCCCGCACGCCGGATGGGGCCGACCCGGCGTCTGATCAGGCCCGTGCTCCGGGCGGAGGAGACGGCGGCGCGTCAGGTCGAGGCCCTCGGGTTCCAGCGTGACGACGTCCGTCACATCGTCGTCACGCACTTCGACCTCGACCACATCGGAGGGGTGTCCGACTTTCCCGGCGCCCAGATCCACACGACCGCGGCCGAGGCCCTGGGCTCCGTGATCGCCCCGTCCCGGCGGGAGCGGTTCCGGTACCGGTCGGCCCAGTGGGCCCACGGCCCGAAGATCGTCGAGCACACCCCGGACGGCGAGGCGTGGCGCGGATTCGCCGCCGCCCAGGAACTCGACACCATCGCCCCCGGGATCGTCCTGATCTCCCTGCCGGGACACACGCGGGGCCACGCCTGCGTCGCGGTGGACACCGGGACCCGCTGGATCCTGCACGCCGGCGACGCCTTCTACCACCGCGGAACACTCGACGGGCGCTCCCCCGTGCCGCGCGCCCTGCGCGCCATGGAGAACCTGGTGGCGTACGACCTGAAGACGGTGCGCGCCAACCACGCCCGGCTGGCGGAGCTGCACCGGCGCGGCGACTCCGATCTGAGCATCGTCAACGCGCACGACCCGGTCCTGTACGAGAGAGCTCGCGCCACGGCCTAG
- a CDS encoding IS701 family transposase: protein MDAHEVNRARAKLALFVADVFASVPRKDQRAKSDCYLRGLMVDGRRKSIQAMASRLPDGNEQNLQQFVNQSTWDPVPVRRRIAERMVPRIGPDAWAVDDVSFPKDGKMSVAVAHQYCGALGKQASCQVAVSVHAVSDTASCPLQWRLFVPREWADDPVRRRRTGVPEEVGHREKWRLALDVFDELAGWGLVPPAVVADAGYGQNADFRDGLERRNIGYVVAIRSDVTVHPHDAVPAAPPWSGNGRKPQPRYRDKPSPVAALAADQGRQAFTEVTWREGSRGPMRSRFLALRVRPAGVRSRRLAQAAATAQEGLWDGVLPDVTLLVEWPEGAEAPTDYWLSNLPADTPHAELVRLAKIRWRIEHDYRELKHGLGLDHFEGRSWTGWHHHVTLVTAAHAFLTEQRLAPKADTADSPSTRSSTPSRTC, encoded by the coding sequence GTGGATGCACATGAAGTGAACCGTGCCCGGGCGAAGTTGGCGTTGTTCGTGGCCGATGTGTTCGCGTCGGTGCCGCGCAAGGATCAGCGGGCCAAGAGTGACTGCTATCTGCGGGGACTGATGGTGGACGGTCGCCGCAAGTCCATCCAGGCCATGGCCTCGCGGCTGCCGGACGGCAACGAGCAGAACCTGCAGCAGTTCGTGAACCAGTCGACCTGGGATCCCGTGCCGGTGCGGCGGCGGATCGCGGAACGGATGGTGCCGAGAATCGGCCCGGATGCCTGGGCGGTCGACGATGTGTCGTTTCCCAAGGACGGGAAGATGTCGGTCGCTGTCGCTCACCAGTACTGCGGGGCTTTGGGCAAGCAGGCCAGCTGTCAGGTCGCGGTCAGCGTGCACGCGGTCTCCGACACCGCGTCCTGTCCGCTGCAGTGGCGCCTGTTCGTGCCCCGGGAGTGGGCGGATGATCCGGTCCGCCGACGCAGGACGGGGGTTCCTGAGGAGGTCGGGCACCGGGAGAAGTGGCGCCTGGCCCTGGACGTCTTCGACGAGCTGGCCGGGTGGGGGCTGGTGCCGCCGGCGGTGGTGGCCGACGCCGGCTACGGGCAGAACGCCGACTTCCGCGACGGGCTGGAACGTCGGAACATCGGCTACGTGGTGGCGATCCGCTCGGACGTGACCGTCCACCCGCACGATGCGGTGCCCGCTGCCCCGCCCTGGTCCGGCAACGGCCGCAAGCCTCAGCCCCGCTACCGCGACAAGCCGTCCCCGGTGGCCGCGCTCGCGGCGGACCAGGGGCGGCAGGCCTTCACCGAGGTGACCTGGCGTGAAGGCTCACGCGGGCCGATGCGCTCGCGCTTTCTGGCGCTGCGCGTGCGGCCGGCCGGTGTCCGGTCCCGCCGCCTTGCCCAGGCCGCCGCCACCGCGCAGGAGGGTTTGTGGGACGGTGTCCTGCCCGACGTCACGCTGCTGGTCGAATGGCCCGAAGGCGCCGAAGCACCCACCGATTACTGGCTGTCGAACCTGCCGGCCGACACCCCGCACGCTGAACTGGTCCGCCTGGCCAAGATCCGCTGGCGCATAGAACACGACTACCGGGAACTCAAACACGGCCTCGGCCTGGACCACTTCGAAGGACGTTCCTGGACCGGCTGGCACCACCACGTCACCCTGGTCACCGCCGCCCACGCGTTCCTCACCGAACAGCGCCTGGCCCCAAAAGCCGATACAGCGGACTCACCCTCTACCAGATCCTCGACACCATCCAGGACCTGCTGA
- a CDS encoding SulP family inorganic anion transporter: MATQRKNRGLLSRLRAVPGVRAVSSYRREWLVKDLVAGVVLTTLLVPQGMAYAELAGLPPITGLYTTILCLLGYAVCGPSRILVLGPDSSLGPMIAATVLPLVAADGDPGRAVALASVLALMVAAIMILASVAKLGFIADLISKPTMIGYMNGLALTILIGQLPKLLGFKVEADNLIGECVGFVRELADGAVVPAAAAVGGGGIVLILVLQRFLPKIPAVLVMVVLAIAAATVFDLGERGVNLVGELPEGFPPFTIPDVRLSDLVPLFGGALGIALVSLADTISNASAFAARTGQEVRGNQEMAGVGVANLAAGLFQGFPVSTSGSRTAVAERAGARSQLTGVVGAALIVLMLVLVPGLFRDLPQPALAAVVITASLSLADIPGAVRLWRQRRAEFLLCLAAFAGVALLGVLPGIAVAVALSVLNVFRRAWWPYNTVLGRVQGMEGYHDVRSYPRAGQLPGLVIYRFDAPLIFANAKAFRDEIRRLAGTDPRPSWIVIAAEPMTDVDTTAADVLEELDEALNAAHVHLVFAELKDPVRRKIERYGLTRTIDPGHFFPTVEAAVAAFRLRTGAEWTPRTTPEQPTRPLS, translated from the coding sequence GTGGCGACGCAGCGCAAGAACCGAGGGCTTCTCTCCCGGTTGCGGGCCGTTCCCGGGGTCCGTGCGGTGTCGTCCTACCGGCGCGAGTGGCTGGTCAAGGACCTGGTCGCGGGAGTCGTCCTGACCACGCTGCTGGTGCCGCAGGGCATGGCGTACGCCGAGTTGGCGGGCCTGCCGCCCATCACCGGGCTGTACACGACGATTCTCTGTCTGCTCGGATACGCGGTGTGCGGGCCGTCCCGGATCCTGGTGCTGGGCCCGGACTCCTCCCTGGGGCCGATGATCGCCGCCACCGTGCTGCCCCTGGTGGCGGCGGACGGGGATCCCGGCCGCGCTGTCGCGCTGGCGTCGGTGCTCGCGCTCATGGTGGCGGCCATCATGATCCTGGCCTCGGTGGCGAAGCTCGGTTTCATCGCCGATCTGATCTCCAAACCGACGATGATCGGCTATATGAACGGTCTGGCCCTGACCATTCTGATCGGTCAGCTGCCCAAGCTGCTCGGCTTCAAGGTCGAGGCGGACAACCTGATCGGCGAGTGCGTCGGCTTCGTGCGGGAGCTCGCCGACGGGGCGGTGGTGCCGGCCGCCGCCGCGGTCGGCGGTGGCGGGATCGTCCTGATCCTGGTCCTGCAACGCTTCCTGCCGAAGATCCCCGCCGTGCTCGTGATGGTGGTTCTCGCGATCGCCGCGGCCACCGTCTTCGACCTCGGCGAGCGCGGCGTCAACCTGGTCGGAGAGCTGCCCGAGGGCTTCCCGCCGTTCACGATCCCGGACGTCCGTCTCTCGGACCTCGTACCGCTGTTCGGCGGGGCGCTGGGCATCGCCCTGGTGTCCCTGGCCGACACGATCTCCAACGCGTCGGCCTTCGCGGCCCGCACGGGGCAGGAGGTCCGCGGCAACCAGGAGATGGCCGGGGTCGGGGTCGCGAATCTGGCGGCCGGTCTCTTCCAGGGCTTCCCGGTCAGCACGAGCGGCTCCCGTACGGCGGTGGCGGAGCGCGCGGGGGCCAGAAGTCAGCTCACCGGGGTCGTCGGAGCGGCGCTCATCGTCCTCATGCTCGTCCTGGTTCCGGGCCTGTTCCGCGATCTCCCCCAGCCGGCCCTCGCCGCCGTGGTCATCACCGCGTCGCTGTCCCTGGCCGACATCCCGGGGGCGGTACGGCTGTGGCGGCAGCGCCGGGCGGAGTTCCTGCTGTGCCTCGCGGCCTTCGCCGGCGTGGCCCTGCTCGGCGTGCTGCCCGGGATCGCCGTCGCCGTGGCCCTGTCCGTCCTCAACGTCTTCCGACGCGCCTGGTGGCCGTACAACACAGTGCTGGGGCGGGTGCAGGGCATGGAGGGCTACCACGACGTCCGCTCCTACCCGCGGGCCGGGCAGCTGCCGGGCCTGGTGATCTACCGCTTCGACGCCCCGCTCATCTTCGCCAACGCCAAGGCCTTCCGCGACGAGATCAGGCGCCTGGCCGGCACCGACCCGCGGCCGAGCTGGATCGTGATTGCGGCGGAGCCCATGACCGACGTGGACACCACCGCCGCCGACGTCCTGGAGGAACTCGACGAGGCGCTCAACGCGGCCCACGTACACCTCGTGTTCGCCGAGCTCAAGGACCCCGTACGGCGCAAGATCGAACGGTACGGACTCACTCGCACCATCGACCCCGGGCACTTCTTCCCCACCGTGGAGGCCGCGGTCGCCGCCTTCCGCCTGCGCACCGGAGCCGAGTGGACCCCCCGCACCACGCCCGAGCAGCCCACCCGGCCCCTGTCCTAG